The proteins below are encoded in one region of Rhodothermales bacterium:
- a CDS encoding mechanosensitive ion channel family protein, producing the protein MNLNETFDDLVGKLQGWIEALILLLPNFIAAVLIVVVTVFVARLVRRGVKGVLSRTSSYEQVNNLLATIVYVIVFAVGTFIALGVIGADKAVTSLLAGAGILGLALGFAFQDLAANFIAGILLSIRRPFVVGDIIETGDYMGTVVDVNLRSTRVRTFQGQIAIIPNSNVFQNPVENYSTGQRRVDVSCGVAYGDDLEEARALALGAVQSLGFVDQNRPVDLYFNEFGDSSINFSLRFWVDFHKQTDFLAAQSEAIIAIKKAFDDGGITIPFPIRTLDFGVVGGERLDEILPKRFYEGDGANGQPSPVGTPPDAAS; encoded by the coding sequence ATGAACCTGAACGAGACGTTTGACGACCTAGTAGGCAAGCTCCAGGGCTGGATCGAAGCTCTGATCCTACTGCTCCCGAACTTCATCGCGGCCGTCCTCATCGTCGTCGTTACGGTGTTTGTGGCGCGGTTGGTGCGACGCGGGGTGAAAGGCGTACTCAGCCGGACCTCGTCGTACGAACAGGTCAACAACCTGCTCGCGACGATCGTCTACGTGATCGTCTTCGCGGTCGGGACCTTCATCGCGCTCGGCGTCATCGGGGCGGACAAGGCGGTGACCTCCCTCCTCGCGGGTGCCGGCATCCTCGGCCTCGCCCTCGGCTTCGCGTTCCAGGACCTCGCGGCCAATTTCATCGCCGGCATCCTCCTCTCGATCCGCCGCCCGTTCGTCGTGGGCGACATCATCGAGACAGGCGATTACATGGGGACCGTCGTGGACGTGAATCTCCGCTCGACGCGGGTGCGCACGTTCCAGGGCCAGATCGCCATCATCCCGAACTCGAACGTCTTCCAGAACCCCGTCGAGAACTACAGCACCGGGCAGCGCCGCGTGGACGTGAGCTGCGGCGTGGCCTACGGCGACGACCTCGAAGAGGCTCGCGCACTCGCGCTCGGCGCCGTGCAGAGCCTCGGCTTCGTGGATCAGAACCGGCCCGTCGACCTCTACTTCAACGAGTTCGGCGACAGCTCGATCAACTTCTCGCTCCGCTTCTGGGTCGACTTCCACAAGCAGACCGACTTCCTCGCGGCGCAGAGCGAGGCCATCATCGCCATCAAGAAGGCGTTCGACGACGGCGGCATCACGATCCCCTTCCCCATCCGCACGCTCGACTTCGGCGTCGTCGGCGGCGAGCGGCTCGACGAGATCCTGCCGAAACGGTTCTACGAGGGCGACGGTGCAAACGGCCAGCCCTCGCCCGTCGGGACACCGCCTGATGCAGCGTCATAG